A stretch of Spirochaetota bacterium DNA encodes these proteins:
- a CDS encoding DUF3795 domain-containing protein has protein sequence MKKHPTIGCCGIQCGLCPRYHTKGPSRCPGCFGKSFHLKHPSCSIVTCCVKSNGYETCGDCSDLPCKKLASWDTADSFVTHQNTLTNLKSIAKNGVKSHVHELRKRMRILEELLHRYDDGRSKSFYCLAANLLPLEALRNVMAGCAAYVKSEKTKNKKDAAAAARRLFQERALEDNIVLRYRTGK, from the coding sequence ATGAAAAAACATCCGACGATCGGCTGCTGCGGGATACAGTGCGGTCTCTGCCCCCGATATCACACCAAAGGTCCCTCGCGCTGTCCGGGCTGCTTCGGCAAGAGCTTCCATCTGAAACATCCGTCATGTTCGATCGTAACGTGCTGCGTAAAGAGCAACGGCTATGAGACTTGCGGGGACTGCAGCGACCTCCCCTGTAAGAAGCTCGCGTCCTGGGATACGGCCGACTCATTCGTGACCCATCAGAATACGCTGACGAATTTAAAATCGATCGCAAAGAACGGCGTCAAAAGCCATGTCCATGAACTGCGCAAGCGGATGCGTATCCTCGAAGAGCTCCTGCATCGATATGATGACGGCCGGTCGAAAAGCTTCTATTGCCTGGCGGCGAATCTCCTCCCGCTCGAAGCGCTCCGAAATGTCATGGCCGGATGCGCTGCATATGTGAAGTCGGAAAAGACAAAGAACAAAAAAGATGCCGCGGCCGCGGCACGAAGATTATTTCAAGAACGTGCGCTCGAGGACAATATAGTATTACGATATCGAACAGGCAAGTGA
- a CDS encoding cache domain-containing protein, translating to MARKIITMLCALAVTGMLFPAATDKAKAEAIVKKAVAFYQANGEAKAVAAFHDKKGQFVDGDYYVFMYNFTGVCLAHGMLNEKVGKNWIEQKDIDGKLYILDIVKTAKSDKGGGLWTPTYKNRVPTTKAIQTKTSFVMKVPGKDVLIGCGIFLADAK from the coding sequence ATGGCACGAAAGATCATCACGATGCTGTGCGCGCTCGCGGTCACGGGAATGCTTTTTCCGGCGGCAACGGACAAGGCGAAAGCGGAGGCTATCGTAAAGAAAGCCGTCGCATTCTATCAGGCGAACGGTGAGGCGAAAGCGGTGGCTGCGTTCCACGACAAGAAGGGACAGTTCGTCGACGGCGATTACTACGTTTTCATGTACAATTTCACCGGTGTATGCCTCGCGCACGGCATGCTCAACGAGAAAGTGGGCAAGAACTGGATCGAGCAGAAGGATATCGACGGGAAGCTCTATATCCTCGACATCGTGAAGACAGCGAAATCGGACAAAGGCGGCGGGCTCTGGACGCCGACCTACAAGAACCGCGTACCGACAACGAAGGCCATACAGACAAAGACTTCGTTCGTCATGAAGGTTCCCGGCAAGGATGTGCTCATCGGTTGCGGTATTTTTCTCGCAGACGCGAAATAG
- a CDS encoding SDR family oxidoreductase: MKILFIGGTGNISRACTAHAAAAGYDVWVLNRGTRDVPLPSAAHSIIGDITRAETHAELAKHSFDVVVDWIAYTPEEIERDIRLFRGRTGQYVFISSASCYERAPRHYIITEDTPLRNPYWTYSQKKIACEELLMRAYRDEHFPVTILRPSLTYGDGWIPAALGGTDYTIIDRLRTGRDIIIHGDGTSLWEMTHNTDFASGFTGLLGNAKAVGEAFHITSGEVLTWNDIYRMIAEAAGTALSAVHIPSDFIASVDAEFGARLHGDKAVSIVFDNAKIKRFVPSYRAQVKFCDGIQKAVSWFDADATRCVVNEKMNARIDAVLDAYGA; encoded by the coding sequence ATGAAAATATTGTTCATCGGCGGTACGGGAAACATATCGCGGGCATGTACGGCGCATGCCGCAGCCGCGGGATATGACGTTTGGGTCCTCAATAGAGGCACGAGGGATGTCCCGCTTCCGTCGGCGGCACATTCGATCATCGGCGATATTACCAGGGCGGAGACACATGCCGAGTTGGCCAAGCATTCCTTCGATGTGGTCGTGGACTGGATAGCGTATACGCCGGAAGAAATAGAGCGTGATATTCGGCTCTTTCGCGGACGGACGGGGCAGTACGTGTTCATAAGCTCAGCATCATGCTACGAGCGAGCGCCCAGGCATTATATCATCACCGAGGATACACCGCTCAGGAACCCTTACTGGACGTATTCGCAGAAGAAGATAGCCTGCGAAGAGCTGCTCATGCGCGCGTACCGGGACGAACATTTTCCCGTCACGATACTCCGCCCGTCGCTCACCTATGGGGACGGCTGGATACCAGCAGCGCTCGGCGGCACCGATTATACCATCATCGATCGTCTTCGAACGGGCAGGGACATCATCATTCATGGCGACGGGACATCGCTTTGGGAAATGACGCATAATACCGACTTCGCCTCTGGATTCACGGGGCTGCTCGGCAATGCGAAGGCCGTCGGCGAGGCGTTCCATATCACCTCCGGCGAGGTGCTCACGTGGAACGATATCTACCGGATGATCGCAGAGGCCGCAGGCACAGCGCTTTCCGCCGTCCATATCCCTTCCGACTTCATCGCTTCCGTCGACGCTGAATTCGGCGCACGCCTTCACGGTGATAAAGCGGTAAGCATCGTATTCGATAATGCGAAGATAAAACGTTTTGTCCCTTCATACAGGGCGCAAGTCAAGTTCTGTGACGGCATACAAAAGGCGGTATCGTGGTTCGATGCGGATGCAACACGGTGTGTGGTGAATGAGAAGATGAACGCACGTATCGATGCCGTACTCGATGCGTACGGGGCGTGA
- a CDS encoding NUDIX domain-containing protein produces MYPVRNSAKAIIIENNRLLCIRKTGAGGHYCILPGGGQEKNETFIDAVKRECREEIGAEVAVQGLTYIREYIARNHEFKEADDLHQVEFMFECELLTRPNMENASHLDGGQDGIVWVDIAAPEYAVYPKVLLDRIRMHDRNIYWGDVN; encoded by the coding sequence ATGTATCCAGTACGCAATTCAGCGAAGGCTATCATCATTGAGAACAATAGGCTGCTGTGTATCCGGAAGACCGGCGCGGGCGGACACTACTGCATACTTCCCGGCGGCGGTCAGGAAAAGAACGAAACGTTCATCGATGCGGTCAAGCGCGAATGCCGCGAAGAGATCGGCGCAGAAGTCGCCGTACAGGGACTGACTTACATACGGGAATACATCGCGCGTAACCACGAGTTCAAGGAAGCGGATGATCTGCATCAGGTGGAATTCATGTTCGAATGCGAGCTTCTTACACGCCCGAACATGGAGAATGCATCGCATCTTGACGGCGGCCAGGACGGTATTGTCTGGGTCGACATAGCCGCGCCGGAATATGCGGTATATCCGAAGGTGCTGTTGGATCGGATACGCATGCATGACAGGAATATCTACTGGGGAGATGTGAACTGA
- a CDS encoding proline--tRNA ligase translates to MRVSRLFAPTLKEAPAEAQIPSHALMLRAAIMRMLASGLYTYLPLGVKALRKVTNIIREEMDRAGAQEFVFPILLPRELLTPSGRWDIFRQELFRLKDRHGVDTALGATHEEAFTDIVKREIQSYRQLPLNLYQIHTKFRDEIRPRFGVIRSREFVMKDAYSFHTDDASLDVTYAQMSDTYKRIFSRMGIDVVSVKADSGAMGGSGSEEFMVLSDVGEEEIIFCTDCDYRANVEKAECKNEYIADCAQKEKAVVDTPNVATIKDLEAFFKIEASQFIKTLIYKREDGSPVVVLIRGDLDVNETKLANYFGGEEIVLADDALVRTVTGARVGFAGPVGLKMDVPVIADHSIKTVINGVTGANADDKHIINVNHGRDFTVKEFADFRRVKAGDNCIQCGGKLLSKRGLELGHIFKLGKKYTEAFNVTVLDETNKPLMPTMGCYGIGVNRTLAAVIEQHHDEKGIIFPISVAPYEMIICALDKDRSIMDEAERVYNELSRAGADVLLDDRDERPGVKFNDADLIGIPIRITIGKRGVAAGTAEFKLRRDKDKADVPLAAIVEHALTARSKLFSELNG, encoded by the coding sequence ATGCGCGTAAGCAGACTGTTCGCCCCCACATTGAAGGAAGCCCCTGCCGAGGCGCAGATACCGAGCCATGCCCTCATGCTCCGCGCGGCGATAATGCGCATGCTCGCAAGCGGCCTCTATACGTATCTTCCCCTCGGCGTCAAAGCGCTGCGTAAAGTAACGAATATCATACGCGAAGAGATGGACCGCGCGGGCGCCCAGGAATTCGTCTTCCCGATACTGCTCCCCCGGGAGCTCCTTACCCCGAGCGGACGCTGGGATATTTTCCGCCAGGAGCTTTTCCGTCTCAAGGACAGGCACGGCGTGGATACGGCGCTCGGCGCGACGCATGAAGAGGCGTTCACCGATATCGTCAAACGCGAGATACAGTCATACCGCCAGCTCCCGCTCAATCTCTATCAGATACACACGAAATTCCGCGACGAGATACGCCCGCGCTTCGGCGTCATTCGCTCGCGCGAATTCGTCATGAAGGACGCCTACTCCTTCCATACCGACGACGCATCGCTCGATGTCACCTATGCTCAGATGAGCGACACCTACAAGCGCATCTTCTCGCGCATGGGCATCGATGTCGTTTCGGTAAAGGCGGATTCCGGCGCCATGGGCGGCAGCGGCAGCGAGGAGTTCATGGTGCTCTCCGATGTCGGTGAAGAGGAGATAATATTCTGCACCGATTGCGATTATCGCGCCAATGTCGAGAAGGCCGAATGCAAGAACGAATACATCGCCGATTGCGCACAGAAGGAGAAGGCCGTTGTCGATACGCCGAACGTAGCGACGATAAAGGACCTCGAAGCGTTCTTCAAGATCGAGGCATCGCAGTTCATCAAAACGCTCATTTACAAGCGGGAGGATGGCAGCCCCGTCGTCGTTCTCATACGCGGCGATCTCGATGTGAACGAAACAAAACTGGCGAATTATTTCGGGGGTGAAGAGATCGTCCTTGCCGATGATGCGCTCGTGCGTACGGTCACCGGTGCGCGCGTCGGTTTCGCCGGGCCGGTCGGTCTGAAAATGGACGTCCCGGTCATCGCCGATCATTCGATCAAGACCGTCATCAATGGCGTTACCGGCGCGAATGCCGATGACAAGCATATCATCAATGTGAACCACGGCCGCGATTTTACCGTGAAGGAATTTGCCGACTTTCGCCGCGTGAAAGCGGGTGACAACTGCATTCAGTGCGGCGGGAAGCTCCTCTCCAAGCGCGGTCTTGAGCTCGGACATATCTTCAAGCTCGGAAAAAAATACACCGAAGCGTTCAATGTCACCGTGCTCGATGAGACGAACAAGCCGCTCATGCCCACCATGGGCTGCTACGGCATCGGCGTGAACCGCACGCTTGCCGCCGTCATCGAACAGCATCATGACGAGAAGGGGATAATATTCCCGATATCGGTGGCACCGTATGAAATGATCATCTGCGCGCTCGACAAGGACAGATCGATCATGGACGAAGCGGAGCGCGTGTATAATGAACTTTCCCGAGCCGGAGCGGATGTACTTCTCGATGACCGCGATGAACGCCCCGGTGTCAAGTTCAATGACGCGGACCTTATCGGCATACCCATCCGCATCACGATAGGCAAACGCGGAGTGGCCGCCGGCACCGCCGAGTTCAAACTGCGGCGGGACAAGGATAAAGCGGACGTGCCGCTTGCCGCCATCGTAGAGCATGCGCTTACAGCACGCAGCAAGCTCTTCTCGGAATTGAACGGATAA